A stretch of the Ctenopharyngodon idella isolate HZGC_01 chromosome 14, HZGC01, whole genome shotgun sequence genome encodes the following:
- the ube2d2l gene encoding ubiquitin-conjugating enzyme E2D 2 (UBC4/5 homolog, yeast), like isoform X1 — translation MALKRIHKELTDLGRDPPAQCSAGPVGDDLFHWQATIMGPNDSPYQGGVFFLTIHFPTDYPFKPPKVAFTTRIYHPNINSNGSICLDILRSQWSPALTISKVLLSICSLLCDPNPDDPLVPEIARIYKTDNEKYNKLAREWTEKYAML, via the exons GAGCTGACTGATCTGGGCCGGGACCCCCCAGCGCAGTGCTCAGCAGGACCGGTTGGAGATGACT TGTTTCACTGGCAAGCAACAATTATGGGACCT AATGACAGTCCATATCAAGGGGGTGTGTTTTTCTTGACCATTCATTTTCCTACAGACTACCCTTTCAAACCACCTAAG GTTGCATTCACCACAAGAATTTATCACCCAAATATTAACAGTAATGGCAGCATCTGTTTGGATATTCTAAGGTCTCAGTGGTCTCCTGCGTTAACTATCTCTAAAG TTCTATTGTCCATCTGCTCACTGTTATGTGATCCAAACCCAGATGATCCATTAGTGCCAGAGATAGCACGTATCTATAAAACAGACAATGAAAA GTATAATAAACTAGCCAGGGAATGGACAGAGAAATATGCCATGTTATAG
- the ube2d2l gene encoding ubiquitin-conjugating enzyme E2D 2 (UBC4/5 homolog, yeast), like isoform X2: MALKRIHKELTDLGRDPPAQCSAGPVGDDLFHWQATIMGPNDSPYQGGVFFLTIHFPTDYPFKPPKVAFTTRIYHPNINSNGSICLDILRSQWSPALTISKVLLSICSLLCDPNPDDPLVPEIARIYKTDNEKYNRIAREWTQKYAM; encoded by the exons GAGCTGACTGATCTGGGCCGGGACCCCCCAGCGCAGTGCTCAGCAGGACCGGTTGGAGATGACT TGTTTCACTGGCAAGCAACAATTATGGGACCT AATGACAGTCCATATCAAGGGGGTGTGTTTTTCTTGACCATTCATTTTCCTACAGACTACCCTTTCAAACCACCTAAG GTTGCATTCACCACAAGAATTTATCACCCAAATATTAACAGTAATGGCAGCATCTGTTTGGATATTCTAAGGTCTCAGTGGTCTCCTGCGTTAACTATCTCTAAAG TTCTATTGTCCATCTGCTCACTGTTATGTGATCCAAACCCAGATGATCCATTAGTGCCAGAGATAGCACGTATCTATAAAACAGACAATGAAAA GTACAACAGAATAGCTCGGGAATGGACTCAAAAGTACGCCATGTGA